From a single Nicotiana tomentosiformis chromosome 2, ASM39032v3, whole genome shotgun sequence genomic region:
- the LOC104092800 gene encoding uncharacterized protein isoform X1 produces MAEVSRIHRFHLPTTTTYATVAVADDDDDEEYPNPFAFDFDSLSPPPNHTFFNNFNYSPNSGPGSVHSDLDSENSFYVDEDQMNFVTDLFVTEDPDFDNRNPNSRVYPFGDFGSDFDGDFLPSESNVFNNTGDGLRVVGMGSDSDSEELNSRVIDQNLNEDFEWEEVNERVEDRDFLSSVIDGIEEISVSSDISSSINGGDDEPVRNLEWEVLLAVNNIERSLDFDGNDDTEFGDALFGQFLESEGTLMKGSPPAAKSVVENLPFVVLKDEENKMACAVCKDEILVVEKVTELPCSHYYHWDCIVPWLNIRNTCPVCRHELPTDDNDYERRNNGTRTGVGTGLDDFQILELMLLCMAGVGIEDVPAFGYNHHLSLIVLDNLFMYISNRCCIYFHISFVYLSLSGS; encoded by the exons ATGGCAGAAGTTTCTAGAATCCACCGTTTCCACCTCCCGACAACCACCACCTATGCCACCGTGGCCGTGGCCGACGACGATGATGATGAAGAATACCCAAATCCCTTCGCTTTCGATTTCGACTCCCTTTCTCCTCCTCCTAATCACAccttttttaataatttcaactaCAGCCCCAATTCAGGACCCGGATCCGTACATTCAGATCTGGATTCTGAGAATTCATTTTACGTCGATGAAGATCAAATGAATTTCGTTACGGATCTGTTCGTTACAGAAGACCCTGATTTTGATAATAGAAACCCTAATTCTCGGGTTTATCCGTTCGGTGATTTTGGATCTGATTTTGATGGGGATTTTCTTCCCTCAGAATCTAACGTGTTTAATAATACGGGTGATGGGCTTCGGGTTGTGGGtatggggtcggattccgattcggAGGAGCTGAATTCTAGGGTTATTGATCAAAATTTGAATGAAGATTTCGAGTGGGAAGAAGTCAATGAAAGGGTTGAAGATAGAGACTTTTTGAGCTCTGTGATTGATGGGATTGAAGAAATATCAGTTTCTTCAGATATTTCGAGTTCAATTAACGGTGGAGATGATGAGCCGGTGAGGAATTTAGAATGGGAAGTTCTATTGGCGGTTAATAATATCGAGAGAAGCCTCGATTTTGATGGAAATGATGATACTGAATTTGGTGATGCCTTGTTTGGGCAATTTCTCGAAAGTGAAGGGACCTTGATGAAGGGTAGTCCACCAGCAGCTAAATCTGTTGTTGAAAATCTTCCGTTTGTGGTTTTGAAGGACGAAGAAAACAAGATGGCTTGTGCTGTTTGTAAAGATGAGATTTTGGTTGTGGAGAAGGTGACTGAGCTTCCTTGTTCCCATTATTACCATTGGGACTGTATTGTGCCGTGGTTAAATATACGTAATACTTGTCCTGTTTGTCGCCATGAGTTGCCTACGGATGATAATGATTATGAGAGGAGGAATAATGGAACGCGTACTGGCGTTGGAACTGGGCTCGATGATTTTCAG atcttggagttgatgctgttgtgtatggcgggagttggcattgaagatgtacctgctttcGGATATAACCATCATTTGTCCTTGATAGTTTTAgataatctgtttatgtatatttctaatagatgttgtatttattttcatatcagctttgtatatctaagtcttagtggctcatga
- the LOC104092800 gene encoding E3 ubiquitin-protein ligase CIP8-like isoform X2, whose protein sequence is MAEVSRIHRFHLPTTTTYATVAVADDDDDEEYPNPFAFDFDSLSPPPNHTFFNNFNYSPNSGPGSVHSDLDSENSFYVDEDQMNFVTDLFVTEDPDFDNRNPNSRVYPFGDFGSDFDGDFLPSESNVFNNTGDGLRVVGMGSDSDSEELNSRVIDQNLNEDFEWEEVNERVEDRDFLSSVIDGIEEISVSSDISSSINGGDDEPVRNLEWEVLLAVNNIERSLDFDGNDDTEFGDALFGQFLESEGTLMKGSPPAAKSVVENLPFVVLKDEENKMACAVCKDEILVVEKVTELPCSHYYHWDCIVPWLNIRNTCPVCRHELPTDDNDYERRNNGTRTGVGTGLDDFQVNMIVVILPYLVPALSALLGQKVYACARL, encoded by the exons ATGGCAGAAGTTTCTAGAATCCACCGTTTCCACCTCCCGACAACCACCACCTATGCCACCGTGGCCGTGGCCGACGACGATGATGATGAAGAATACCCAAATCCCTTCGCTTTCGATTTCGACTCCCTTTCTCCTCCTCCTAATCACAccttttttaataatttcaactaCAGCCCCAATTCAGGACCCGGATCCGTACATTCAGATCTGGATTCTGAGAATTCATTTTACGTCGATGAAGATCAAATGAATTTCGTTACGGATCTGTTCGTTACAGAAGACCCTGATTTTGATAATAGAAACCCTAATTCTCGGGTTTATCCGTTCGGTGATTTTGGATCTGATTTTGATGGGGATTTTCTTCCCTCAGAATCTAACGTGTTTAATAATACGGGTGATGGGCTTCGGGTTGTGGGtatggggtcggattccgattcggAGGAGCTGAATTCTAGGGTTATTGATCAAAATTTGAATGAAGATTTCGAGTGGGAAGAAGTCAATGAAAGGGTTGAAGATAGAGACTTTTTGAGCTCTGTGATTGATGGGATTGAAGAAATATCAGTTTCTTCAGATATTTCGAGTTCAATTAACGGTGGAGATGATGAGCCGGTGAGGAATTTAGAATGGGAAGTTCTATTGGCGGTTAATAATATCGAGAGAAGCCTCGATTTTGATGGAAATGATGATACTGAATTTGGTGATGCCTTGTTTGGGCAATTTCTCGAAAGTGAAGGGACCTTGATGAAGGGTAGTCCACCAGCAGCTAAATCTGTTGTTGAAAATCTTCCGTTTGTGGTTTTGAAGGACGAAGAAAACAAGATGGCTTGTGCTGTTTGTAAAGATGAGATTTTGGTTGTGGAGAAGGTGACTGAGCTTCCTTGTTCCCATTATTACCATTGGGACTGTATTGTGCCGTGGTTAAATATACGTAATACTTGTCCTGTTTGTCGCCATGAGTTGCCTACGGATGATAATGATTATGAGAGGAGGAATAATGGAACGCGTACTGGCGTTGGAACTGGGCTCGATGATTTTCAG GTTAATATGATCGTAGTTATCCTGCCTTACCTGGTTCCTGCCCTCTCAGCTTTACTGGGTCAAAAGGTTTATGCATGTGCACGTTTATAG
- the LOC104092800 gene encoding E3 ubiquitin-protein ligase CIP8-like isoform X3 → MAEVSRIHRFHLPTTTTYATVAVADDDDDEEYPNPFAFDFDSLSPPPNHTFFNNFNYSPNSGPGSVHSDLDSENSFYVDEDQMNFVTDLFVTEDPDFDNRNPNSRVYPFGDFGSDFDGDFLPSESNVFNNTGDGLRVVGMGSDSDSEELNSRVIDQNLNEDFEWEEVNERVEDRDFLSSVIDGIEEISVSSDISSSINGGDDEPVRNLEWEVLLAVNNIERSLDFDGNDDTEFGDALFGQFLESEGTLMKGSPPAAKSVVENLPFVVLKDEENKMACAVCKDEILVVEKVTELPCSHYYHWDCIVPWLNIRNTCPVCRHELPTDDNDYERRNNGTRTGVGTGLDDFQMHFIKKYCYRCNFAEINGRRT, encoded by the exons ATGGCAGAAGTTTCTAGAATCCACCGTTTCCACCTCCCGACAACCACCACCTATGCCACCGTGGCCGTGGCCGACGACGATGATGATGAAGAATACCCAAATCCCTTCGCTTTCGATTTCGACTCCCTTTCTCCTCCTCCTAATCACAccttttttaataatttcaactaCAGCCCCAATTCAGGACCCGGATCCGTACATTCAGATCTGGATTCTGAGAATTCATTTTACGTCGATGAAGATCAAATGAATTTCGTTACGGATCTGTTCGTTACAGAAGACCCTGATTTTGATAATAGAAACCCTAATTCTCGGGTTTATCCGTTCGGTGATTTTGGATCTGATTTTGATGGGGATTTTCTTCCCTCAGAATCTAACGTGTTTAATAATACGGGTGATGGGCTTCGGGTTGTGGGtatggggtcggattccgattcggAGGAGCTGAATTCTAGGGTTATTGATCAAAATTTGAATGAAGATTTCGAGTGGGAAGAAGTCAATGAAAGGGTTGAAGATAGAGACTTTTTGAGCTCTGTGATTGATGGGATTGAAGAAATATCAGTTTCTTCAGATATTTCGAGTTCAATTAACGGTGGAGATGATGAGCCGGTGAGGAATTTAGAATGGGAAGTTCTATTGGCGGTTAATAATATCGAGAGAAGCCTCGATTTTGATGGAAATGATGATACTGAATTTGGTGATGCCTTGTTTGGGCAATTTCTCGAAAGTGAAGGGACCTTGATGAAGGGTAGTCCACCAGCAGCTAAATCTGTTGTTGAAAATCTTCCGTTTGTGGTTTTGAAGGACGAAGAAAACAAGATGGCTTGTGCTGTTTGTAAAGATGAGATTTTGGTTGTGGAGAAGGTGACTGAGCTTCCTTGTTCCCATTATTACCATTGGGACTGTATTGTGCCGTGGTTAAATATACGTAATACTTGTCCTGTTTGTCGCCATGAGTTGCCTACGGATGATAATGATTATGAGAGGAGGAATAATGGAACGCGTACTGGCGTTGGAACTGGGCTCGATGATTTTCAG ATGCACTTCATCAAAAAATATTGTTACAGATGCAATTTTGCTGAGATAAACGGCAGGAGGACATGA
- the LOC104092800 gene encoding E3 ubiquitin-protein ligase CIP8-like isoform X4, with amino-acid sequence MAEVSRIHRFHLPTTTTYATVAVADDDDDEEYPNPFAFDFDSLSPPPNHTFFNNFNYSPNSGPGSVHSDLDSENSFYVDEDQMNFVTDLFVTEDPDFDNRNPNSRVYPFGDFGSDFDGDFLPSESNVFNNTGDGLRVVGMGSDSDSEELNSRVIDQNLNEDFEWEEVNERVEDRDFLSSVIDGIEEISVSSDISSSINGGDDEPVRNLEWEVLLAVNNIERSLDFDGNDDTEFGDALFGQFLESEGTLMKGSPPAAKSVVENLPFVVLKDEENKMACAVCKDEILVVEKVTELPCSHYYHWDCIVPWLNIRNTCPVCRHELPTDDNDYERRNNGTRTGVGTGLDDFQMQFC; translated from the exons ATGGCAGAAGTTTCTAGAATCCACCGTTTCCACCTCCCGACAACCACCACCTATGCCACCGTGGCCGTGGCCGACGACGATGATGATGAAGAATACCCAAATCCCTTCGCTTTCGATTTCGACTCCCTTTCTCCTCCTCCTAATCACAccttttttaataatttcaactaCAGCCCCAATTCAGGACCCGGATCCGTACATTCAGATCTGGATTCTGAGAATTCATTTTACGTCGATGAAGATCAAATGAATTTCGTTACGGATCTGTTCGTTACAGAAGACCCTGATTTTGATAATAGAAACCCTAATTCTCGGGTTTATCCGTTCGGTGATTTTGGATCTGATTTTGATGGGGATTTTCTTCCCTCAGAATCTAACGTGTTTAATAATACGGGTGATGGGCTTCGGGTTGTGGGtatggggtcggattccgattcggAGGAGCTGAATTCTAGGGTTATTGATCAAAATTTGAATGAAGATTTCGAGTGGGAAGAAGTCAATGAAAGGGTTGAAGATAGAGACTTTTTGAGCTCTGTGATTGATGGGATTGAAGAAATATCAGTTTCTTCAGATATTTCGAGTTCAATTAACGGTGGAGATGATGAGCCGGTGAGGAATTTAGAATGGGAAGTTCTATTGGCGGTTAATAATATCGAGAGAAGCCTCGATTTTGATGGAAATGATGATACTGAATTTGGTGATGCCTTGTTTGGGCAATTTCTCGAAAGTGAAGGGACCTTGATGAAGGGTAGTCCACCAGCAGCTAAATCTGTTGTTGAAAATCTTCCGTTTGTGGTTTTGAAGGACGAAGAAAACAAGATGGCTTGTGCTGTTTGTAAAGATGAGATTTTGGTTGTGGAGAAGGTGACTGAGCTTCCTTGTTCCCATTATTACCATTGGGACTGTATTGTGCCGTGGTTAAATATACGTAATACTTGTCCTGTTTGTCGCCATGAGTTGCCTACGGATGATAATGATTATGAGAGGAGGAATAATGGAACGCGTACTGGCGTTGGAACTGGGCTCGATGATTTTCAG ATGCAATTTTGCTGA